Proteins encoded in a region of the Planococcus shixiaomingii genome:
- a CDS encoding GAF domain-containing sensor histidine kinase has product MILDEHSNVALLKEIAELLNEETDMERMLDGAINKLLNGSIFETAWIFFIDENGKHRLVAQANLPPALAEKDCRHLQKGGCWCVKRYRDGDLKKASNIIACQRIENALSAKAGNSEGITHHATVPLQSGEEKFGLLNIAAPDTVRFSKDELALLESVAFQIGSAIKRIGLTKQEQELALVKERNRLARDLHDSVNQLLFSVTLTARGGVEMSQDPAIQETFRDIQHLTQEALNEMRALIWQLRPKGLESGLLEAIKGYAEMLGISLELKVTGVIQLPSRIEETLFRIAQEALNNVRKHAGVNDVQLYLSVTSSDVLLVLKDEGQGFALDEGVYLPSIGIQSMRDRAKAEGGSIEWSSKIGIGTEILVRMPY; this is encoded by the coding sequence ATGATTTTAGACGAACATTCCAACGTAGCGCTGTTGAAAGAAATTGCTGAATTGCTCAATGAAGAAACCGATATGGAGCGCATGCTCGATGGAGCCATCAATAAATTGCTGAACGGCTCGATCTTTGAGACTGCTTGGATTTTTTTCATTGATGAAAATGGCAAGCATCGCTTGGTGGCGCAGGCAAATTTACCGCCGGCACTGGCAGAAAAAGATTGCCGCCATCTGCAAAAAGGTGGCTGCTGGTGCGTTAAGCGGTACCGGGACGGAGATTTGAAAAAAGCATCGAACATTATCGCATGCCAGCGCATTGAAAACGCGCTTTCCGCAAAAGCGGGAAATTCAGAAGGCATCACTCATCATGCCACCGTTCCTTTGCAGTCCGGCGAAGAAAAGTTCGGATTGTTGAATATTGCTGCACCGGATACCGTGCGTTTTTCAAAAGATGAACTCGCCTTGCTGGAGTCCGTCGCATTTCAAATCGGCTCTGCGATTAAACGTATTGGACTTACCAAACAGGAACAAGAACTTGCGCTTGTCAAAGAACGCAACCGGCTGGCGCGCGATTTGCATGATTCGGTCAACCAGCTGCTGTTTTCCGTCACCTTGACTGCACGAGGCGGCGTGGAAATGTCTCAGGACCCGGCGATTCAGGAAACATTTCGGGACATCCAGCATTTGACGCAAGAAGCGTTAAACGAAATGCGCGCCCTTATTTGGCAGCTGCGGCCAAAAGGGCTGGAGAGCGGATTGCTTGAAGCCATTAAAGGCTACGCCGAAATGCTCGGGATATCACTAGAATTGAAAGTGACGGGTGTGATTCAATTGCCATCCCGAATTGAAGAAACTTTGTTCCGCATTGCTCAAGAAGCACTGAACAATGTCCGCAAACATGCTGGAGTCAATGACGTCCAGTTGTACTTATCGGTCACGTCTTCGGATGTCTTGCTTGTGTTGAAAGATGAGGGACAGGGATTTGCCCTTGATGAAGGAGTCTATCTTCCATCCATCGGCATCCAAAGCATGCGTGACCGGGCAAAAGCGGAAGGCGGTTCGATAGAGTGGTCGAGCAAAATTGGAATAGGAACGGAAATCCTGGTTCGGATGCCGTATTGA
- the rsgA gene encoding ribosome small subunit-dependent GTPase A, whose amino-acid sequence MNFIEQYGWNESWQEKVTAPGTPGRVTLEHKNLYRVITENGEWLSSLSGKYRHEHRHQEFPSVGDWVMVEQMPGEEKGIIHSILPRSSQFSRKAAGDTSEIQTIAVNVDYVFLVMSLNHDFNIRRLERYLIASWDSGANPVIVLTKKDQCTDIEPYLREVESVAFGVPVYAVSNVTGEGIDELQQILSDAKTGALLGSSGVGKSSLINALSGSQLMAVQEIREDDSKGRHTTTHRELVLLPTGGLLIDTPGMREFQLGDYSEGVESSFSDVEALADACRFRDCSHGNEPGCAIQEALATGELQRDRYQSYLKLKRELAHMERKSDLAAQKAERDKWKQITKEYRKRPVKKR is encoded by the coding sequence TTGAATTTTATTGAACAGTACGGTTGGAATGAAAGTTGGCAGGAAAAAGTTACAGCACCTGGAACTCCAGGTCGCGTGACATTAGAACATAAGAATCTATACCGGGTAATTACAGAGAACGGCGAGTGGCTGAGCTCGCTTTCAGGAAAATACAGACACGAACATAGACATCAGGAATTTCCGTCAGTCGGCGACTGGGTTATGGTTGAGCAAATGCCAGGTGAAGAAAAAGGCATTATCCACAGCATCCTTCCCCGCTCTTCGCAGTTTTCAAGAAAAGCGGCAGGCGATACATCGGAAATCCAGACGATCGCTGTCAATGTCGACTATGTCTTTTTGGTTATGTCGCTGAATCATGACTTTAATATCCGGCGATTGGAGCGCTACTTGATCGCCTCATGGGATTCTGGTGCAAACCCAGTCATTGTGTTGACTAAGAAAGACCAGTGCACGGATATCGAACCTTATTTGCGGGAAGTGGAGTCGGTCGCTTTCGGCGTTCCGGTTTATGCGGTATCGAACGTTACAGGCGAAGGCATCGATGAGCTGCAGCAGATCTTGTCTGACGCGAAAACCGGCGCTTTGCTTGGTTCTTCCGGTGTCGGAAAATCATCGTTGATCAATGCGTTGTCCGGCAGCCAGCTGATGGCTGTGCAGGAAATTCGAGAAGATGACAGCAAAGGCCGCCACACGACAACACACCGGGAACTGGTGCTGCTGCCGACCGGCGGATTGTTGATTGACACGCCGGGAATGCGGGAATTCCAGCTTGGGGACTATTCAGAAGGTGTGGAGTCGAGTTTCAGCGACGTAGAAGCGTTAGCTGATGCCTGCCGCTTCCGTGATTGCAGCCACGGCAATGAGCCGGGATGCGCCATTCAGGAAGCTCTTGCGACCGGGGAATTGCAGAGAGACCGCTACCAGAGCTATTTGAAGCTGAAGCGGGAACTCGCGCACATGGAACGCAAAAGCGATCTTGCTGCCCAAAAAGCGGAACGCGATAAATGGAAACAAATTACGAAAGAGTACAGAAAGCGTCCCGTGAAAAAACGATAA
- a CDS encoding phosphotransferase family protein: protein MAYQTNNTIPVRHGEELDSEKLEGFLREHIKGIPDGKLEIRQFGSGHSNLTYALEIGSWEAVLRRPPLGPVAPKAHDMEREYQVLAALHPVFPAAPKPYVFSDDPEIVGSPFFVMERRHGVVLDTSFPDGVQPTEELGRKISEQMVDLLVELHALDYTKTPLAAMAKPEGFMERQVRGWIGRYDRSKTDKIEGLEDLTEWMTAHVPESQAPAIIHYDFKLNNAMFSEDFSQMTGLFDWEMTTVGDPLADLGAAMSYWIEQGDPPLLKHGLGKEPVTVLDGFYTRDEFIHRYGEKSGRDVSEMHFYMTFAYFKLAVIIQQIYYRYKNGQTQDPRFAHFDQFVKILIHHALVSAKI, encoded by the coding sequence ATGGCATATCAAACAAATAACACGATTCCAGTAAGACATGGGGAAGAATTGGATAGCGAAAAACTTGAAGGCTTCTTGCGGGAGCATATTAAAGGGATACCGGATGGGAAACTAGAAATTCGCCAATTCGGAAGCGGACATTCAAATTTGACGTATGCACTGGAAATAGGAAGTTGGGAAGCGGTGCTGCGACGGCCGCCGCTTGGTCCGGTTGCACCAAAAGCACATGATATGGAACGTGAATATCAAGTTTTGGCTGCGCTGCATCCTGTATTTCCGGCTGCACCGAAACCTTATGTCTTTTCGGATGACCCCGAAATCGTCGGCAGCCCTTTTTTTGTGATGGAACGGCGCCATGGAGTCGTACTTGATACTTCTTTTCCGGATGGAGTCCAACCGACGGAAGAGCTGGGAAGAAAAATTTCCGAGCAAATGGTTGACCTGCTTGTTGAATTGCATGCCCTTGATTATACAAAAACACCGCTTGCGGCAATGGCAAAACCGGAAGGGTTTATGGAGCGCCAAGTCCGAGGCTGGATTGGCCGATATGACCGTTCCAAGACCGATAAAATTGAAGGTTTAGAGGATTTAACTGAATGGATGACGGCCCATGTCCCGGAATCCCAGGCGCCAGCCATTATCCATTATGATTTCAAGTTGAACAATGCGATGTTTTCGGAGGATTTCTCGCAGATGACCGGCCTTTTTGATTGGGAAATGACAACAGTCGGAGATCCATTGGCGGATTTGGGCGCGGCAATGAGCTACTGGATCGAACAGGGCGATCCGCCTTTGTTGAAACACGGACTCGGAAAAGAGCCGGTGACGGTGTTGGACGGTTTTTATACAAGAGATGAATTTATCCATCGATACGGTGAAAAAAGTGGACGCGACGTATCGGAGATGCATTTCTACATGACTTTTGCTTACTTTAAGCTGGCCGTTATAATCCAGCAAATTTACTACCGGTATAAAAACGGGCAGACGCAAGATCCCCGTTTTGCCCATTTCGACCAATTTGTGAAAATTCTAATCCACCATGCGCTAGTATCGGCAAAAATTTAG
- a CDS encoding cytochrome P450 family protein: protein MKSSNSENPALFSKGFLQNPYPVYNQLREMDPVHQVRFPDGQLGWLVTRYEDAVEVLKDPRFIKDISKLYDGSMDQMSVFTQNMLFSDPPDHKRLRGLAQKAFTPKLIAGMRNHIQEIADGLLDPLSDRSSINLIDEFAFPLPIIVICEILGVPVEDRNKFRLWSNSLIEGTSGEIGASMFDHMNQFIQYLGQWFAKVREHPGDDLISQLIAAEEEGDRLTEKELYGVVSLLIIAGHETTVNLIGNTILALLEYPEQQNLLREHPEMIPQALEESLRYNGPVEFSTSRWASEALELNGKQIRPGDLVVVSLNAANHDPAKFKDPELFDITREKSPHLAFGMGIHFCLGAPLARLEGEIAIASLLERFPDMQLNIDKSELEWRPGMIVRGVKEIPLSIQ, encoded by the coding sequence ATGAAGAGTTCCAACTCAGAAAACCCTGCTTTGTTCTCGAAAGGATTTTTGCAGAATCCCTATCCGGTCTATAACCAGCTTCGTGAAATGGATCCGGTCCATCAAGTGAGGTTTCCAGATGGTCAGCTTGGCTGGTTGGTCACCCGTTATGAAGATGCTGTTGAAGTATTGAAAGACCCTCGTTTTATCAAAGATATTTCCAAATTATACGACGGCAGCATGGATCAAATGAGTGTTTTTACGCAGAATATGTTATTTTCTGATCCGCCAGATCATAAAAGGCTGCGAGGGCTTGCCCAAAAAGCCTTTACTCCAAAATTGATTGCTGGCATGCGAAATCACATCCAAGAAATTGCGGATGGGTTGCTGGACCCTCTTTCTGACAGGAGTTCCATCAATTTGATTGATGAATTTGCTTTTCCGCTTCCGATTATTGTGATTTGTGAAATTCTTGGCGTTCCTGTGGAAGACCGAAACAAATTCCGTCTTTGGTCGAACTCTTTGATTGAAGGAACCAGCGGAGAAATCGGCGCGAGCATGTTCGATCATATGAATCAGTTCATCCAGTATTTGGGCCAATGGTTTGCGAAAGTCAGAGAGCATCCAGGTGATGATTTGATTAGCCAGCTGATAGCTGCAGAAGAAGAAGGAGACCGGCTTACTGAAAAAGAATTGTACGGCGTTGTGTCACTATTAATTATCGCTGGCCATGAAACGACCGTTAATTTAATCGGCAATACAATATTGGCTTTGCTGGAATATCCGGAGCAGCAAAACCTGTTAAGAGAACATCCCGAAATGATTCCGCAAGCTCTTGAAGAATCGCTGCGCTATAATGGTCCGGTTGAATTCAGTACATCCCGCTGGGCTTCCGAAGCACTCGAATTGAATGGAAAACAGATACGCCCGGGCGATTTGGTTGTAGTGTCGTTGAATGCGGCTAACCATGATCCTGCAAAGTTCAAAGATCCTGAACTATTTGATATCACTCGTGAAAAAAGTCCACACCTTGCCTTTGGAATGGGCATCCATTTTTGCCTTGGAGCTCCGCTGGCGCGCTTGGAAGGAGAGATTGCCATAGCAAGTTTGCTAGAACGCTTTCCGGATATGCAACTAAACATTGATAAAAGCGAACTGGAATGGCGGCCAGGAATGATTGTCAGGGGCGTCAAAGAAATTCCGCTTTCAATTCAATAA
- a CDS encoding phospho-sugar mutase, whose amino-acid sequence MAWKEKIKRWLEHEGLDETTKETLNLLKDDDKWAEDAFHQDLVFGTGGMRGEIGPGTNRMNIYTVRKASQGIADYIKENGEEAMARGMVIAYDSRRMSPEFAMEAARTFAANGIHTYLYSAPRTTPQLSFSVRYLNAFMGIVITASHNPPEYNGYKVYGDDGAQLNLADADRVIDYVSKVEDELNISNTEFEEGRLVMIDEKLDQAYIANALTVQEHEASPIQAVFTPLHGASGLTVQRLLSEAGYDGITYVKEQMEPDGEFPTVESPNPEEASAFEMAMQYGKEAGADLLIAVDPDGDRVGIAVWTGAHYELLSGNQTGAILIEYLLSQKERKGTLPENGRIFKTIVTSEFGRVVADAYGVGCEDVLTGFKFIGEKLKENDANKTFEFLFGYEESYGYLIKDFARDKDAVQSVLLLVEAAAYYKQQGKSLHDVLVELYERFGWYRESLVSVTKKGVDGAREISSLLEGLRKNPIQAIAGVPVVMIEDYETQNRVFADLSTDEKIELPQSNVLKYFLKDGSWICVRPSGTEPKVKYYFGVFADSERDSDEKLEFVKESFLEEMDSRQ is encoded by the coding sequence ATGGCTTGGAAAGAAAAGATTAAACGCTGGCTTGAACATGAAGGGCTTGATGAAACAACTAAAGAGACGTTGAACCTTCTGAAAGATGATGACAAATGGGCAGAAGACGCTTTCCATCAGGATTTGGTGTTCGGCACCGGCGGAATGCGCGGGGAAATCGGACCGGGGACCAACCGCATGAACATTTATACCGTGCGAAAAGCTTCTCAAGGCATTGCGGACTACATAAAAGAAAATGGTGAAGAAGCGATGGCAAGAGGGATGGTTATTGCTTACGACAGCCGCCGCATGTCTCCTGAATTCGCTATGGAAGCTGCTCGCACATTTGCTGCAAACGGCATTCACACGTATTTATACAGCGCGCCGCGGACAACGCCTCAGCTGTCATTCAGTGTCCGCTATTTAAATGCATTTATGGGGATCGTCATTACGGCCAGCCACAACCCTCCGGAATACAATGGCTACAAAGTATACGGCGATGATGGCGCTCAATTGAATTTGGCAGATGCCGACCGGGTCATCGACTACGTAAGCAAGGTAGAAGACGAACTCAATATCAGCAACACAGAATTTGAAGAAGGACGTCTGGTGATGATCGATGAAAAACTGGATCAGGCGTATATTGCCAATGCTTTGACTGTGCAAGAACATGAGGCAAGCCCGATTCAAGCCGTGTTCACACCGCTTCATGGGGCATCCGGTTTAACCGTGCAGCGCTTGTTGAGTGAAGCAGGATACGACGGCATCACCTATGTAAAAGAACAAATGGAGCCGGATGGCGAATTCCCGACTGTTGAATCGCCAAATCCGGAAGAGGCTTCCGCTTTTGAAATGGCGATGCAATACGGCAAAGAAGCCGGCGCGGACTTGCTGATCGCGGTTGACCCTGATGGCGACCGTGTAGGAATTGCGGTATGGACCGGTGCCCATTATGAACTTTTGAGCGGCAACCAGACCGGCGCGATTTTAATCGAGTATCTGCTCAGCCAAAAAGAACGCAAAGGCACGCTGCCTGAAAACGGCCGCATTTTCAAAACCATTGTGACTTCTGAATTTGGGCGCGTTGTCGCTGACGCTTACGGAGTTGGCTGTGAAGACGTGCTTACCGGTTTTAAATTCATTGGCGAAAAATTAAAAGAAAATGATGCCAATAAAACATTCGAGTTTCTATTCGGCTATGAAGAAAGCTATGGCTATCTGATTAAAGACTTCGCCCGTGATAAAGATGCTGTGCAATCGGTGTTATTGCTTGTTGAAGCTGCAGCATATTACAAGCAGCAAGGCAAGAGCCTGCACGATGTACTGGTTGAGCTGTATGAACGCTTCGGCTGGTATCGCGAAAGCCTCGTTTCCGTTACGAAAAAAGGCGTTGACGGCGCACGGGAAATCAGTTCACTTCTTGAAGGCCTGCGCAAAAACCCGATTCAGGCAATTGCCGGCGTTCCCGTCGTGATGATCGAAGATTACGAAACGCAAAACCGGGTATTCGCGGATCTCTCGACCGATGAAAAAATCGAATTGCCGCAATCGAACGTCTTGAAGTATTTCCTGAAAGACGGTTCATGGATCTGTGTTCGCCCAAGCGGAACAGAACCGAAAGTCAAATACTATTTCGGCGTGTTCGCCGATTCTGAGCGGGACAGCGACGAAAAGCTGGAATTCGTCAAAGAATCCTTCTTGGAAGAAATGGACAGCCGTCAATAA
- a CDS encoding long-chain-fatty-acid--CoA ligase — MTLENVGLRHYPKEINADLVYPKKTMPEFLAETAAKIPDHIALKFYHKEITYKGLHVLSNVFASSLQQEGIQKNDRVAIMLPNCPQFVISYYGILKAGGVVTQVNPMLIERELLYLLKDSGAETIIVYEPLYPRIKAIASETNLKSIIVVSFAPDQLKLEEDISFEAFLGKGNGNVTPVHIDADEDVAVLQYTGGTTGLSKGAMLTHRNITVNALQSQEFFKQEVTFGEESCLTVIPLFHVFGMTSAMNLSILNGTKNILLPRFDLQEVLETIKNEQPTTFPGVPTMYIAITNHPDAEKYGIDSIRICNSGSAPMPVETMREFERKTGAKILEGYGLTEAAPVTHCNPPFAERKPGSVGIGYPSTEYKVVDLATGEEEVPFGEAGELIVRGPQVMKGYWNMPEETAHTLRDGWLFTGDIAKMDEEGYVYIVDRKKDMIISSGFNVYPRDIEEVLYEHPAVQEAVVIGVADPYRGESVKAIIVKKAEQDATENEIIEWAREKMAAYRVPRTVEFRTELPKTNVGKILRRALREEAGRQG; from the coding sequence ATGACATTGGAAAACGTAGGATTGCGACATTATCCGAAGGAAATCAATGCCGATCTTGTTTATCCTAAAAAAACGATGCCTGAATTTTTAGCTGAGACGGCAGCGAAAATACCCGATCATATTGCATTGAAATTTTATCATAAAGAAATTACGTATAAAGGACTGCATGTTCTTTCAAATGTATTTGCATCGTCGCTTCAGCAAGAAGGCATTCAAAAAAACGACCGCGTCGCCATCATGCTGCCGAACTGTCCGCAATTTGTCATTTCCTATTACGGCATTTTAAAAGCGGGCGGAGTCGTCACTCAAGTAAATCCAATGCTGATCGAAAGAGAGCTGTTGTATTTATTAAAAGATTCAGGTGCCGAGACAATTATTGTCTACGAACCGCTGTATCCACGCATCAAAGCTATTGCCAGTGAAACTAATTTGAAATCAATTATTGTCGTCAGTTTTGCGCCAGACCAATTAAAGCTCGAAGAAGATATTTCTTTTGAAGCGTTTCTTGGAAAAGGGAATGGCAATGTAACGCCAGTGCACATAGACGCGGATGAAGACGTGGCGGTACTCCAATATACAGGAGGGACGACGGGACTTTCAAAAGGTGCCATGCTGACACACCGGAATATAACAGTAAATGCGCTGCAGTCGCAGGAGTTTTTCAAACAAGAAGTGACGTTTGGAGAAGAAAGCTGCTTGACGGTCATTCCGCTTTTCCATGTGTTCGGCATGACTTCCGCCATGAACCTATCTATTTTAAACGGAACTAAAAATATTTTATTGCCGCGCTTTGATTTGCAGGAAGTGCTGGAGACGATTAAAAATGAACAGCCGACGACATTCCCTGGCGTGCCGACGATGTACATCGCCATTACGAATCATCCGGACGCGGAGAAATATGGGATCGACAGCATCCGCATTTGCAATAGCGGAAGCGCGCCGATGCCGGTGGAAACGATGCGGGAATTTGAACGGAAAACAGGGGCTAAAATTTTGGAAGGGTACGGGTTAACAGAAGCCGCACCGGTTACTCACTGCAACCCGCCTTTTGCTGAACGGAAACCGGGAAGCGTCGGCATCGGTTACCCTTCTACGGAATACAAAGTCGTCGATTTGGCGACAGGGGAAGAGGAAGTGCCGTTTGGTGAAGCAGGTGAATTGATCGTCCGTGGCCCACAAGTGATGAAAGGCTATTGGAATATGCCAGAAGAGACGGCGCATACATTGCGTGATGGCTGGCTTTTTACAGGGGACATCGCAAAAATGGATGAAGAGGGCTATGTCTATATTGTTGACCGAAAAAAAGACATGATTATTTCCAGTGGATTTAATGTTTATCCGCGGGATATTGAAGAAGTGCTCTACGAACATCCAGCAGTGCAAGAAGCAGTTGTTATCGGTGTTGCAGACCCATACCGCGGAGAAAGCGTCAAAGCGATCATCGTCAAAAAAGCGGAGCAAGATGCAACAGAAAATGAAATTATTGAATGGGCACGCGAAAAAATGGCTGCTTATCGAGTGCCAAGAACAGTGGAATTCCGGACCGAATTGCCGAAGACCAATGTCGGAAAAATATTGCGGCGTGCTCTTCGTGAAGAAGCTGGAAGGCAAGGTTGA
- a CDS encoding response regulator, translating to MVKILIADDHHVVRRGLLFFLKTQKDIEVIGEAVNGQEAVEMAAQLQPDIVLMDLVMPVMDGIQATRKIKEQNPQIIILMLTSFSDRDHVVPAIEAGAAGYQLKDIEPDELVESLRSLMRGENTLHPKATSELMKGPVEPPPHTINQLTPREQEVLYELTKGKSNREIASALFVTEKTVKTHISNIFTKLGVQDRTQAALYAVKHGLTEPVQ from the coding sequence ATGGTGAAAATATTGATTGCCGATGACCACCACGTCGTTCGACGGGGCTTGTTGTTTTTCTTGAAAACGCAAAAAGACATCGAAGTGATCGGGGAAGCGGTCAATGGCCAAGAAGCAGTCGAAATGGCGGCGCAACTTCAGCCGGATATCGTCTTGATGGATTTAGTGATGCCTGTCATGGATGGGATTCAAGCCACACGGAAAATCAAAGAGCAAAACCCCCAGATCATTATATTGATGCTGACCAGTTTTTCGGACCGTGACCATGTAGTACCGGCCATTGAAGCAGGAGCAGCAGGGTATCAGTTAAAAGATATTGAGCCGGATGAATTGGTGGAGTCTCTCCGCAGCTTGATGCGCGGTGAAAATACGCTGCATCCGAAAGCGACATCTGAATTGATGAAAGGGCCGGTAGAACCGCCGCCGCATACGATCAACCAATTGACACCTAGAGAGCAGGAAGTGCTTTATGAACTGACAAAAGGCAAAAGCAACCGGGAAATTGCCTCAGCTCTTTTTGTAACAGAAAAAACCGTCAAAACGCATATTTCCAACATCTTTACAAAACTCGGTGTGCAAGACCGCACGCAAGCCGCTTTGTACGCAGTCAAACATGGACTAACAGAGCCGGTACAATAA
- a CDS encoding acyl-CoA dehydrogenase has product MDFSYSEKTKKLQEQLVSFMEEHVYPNEKVFEDQLNAQTSRWSEVPQVMEELKQKAKDAGLWNLFLPESEYGAGLTNQEYAPLCEIMGRSLIGPEVFNCNAPDTGNMEVLVRYGTEEQKEQWLKPLLSGEIRSCFSMTEPDVASSDATNISTSIIRDGDEYIVNGVKWWSSGAGDPRCKIAIVMGKNDPNAPKYEQQSMILVPLDTPGVTVDRMLSVFGYDHAPHGHAEITFDNVRVPASNMIWGEGKGFAIAQGRLGPGRIHHCMRLVGAAERALEDMCRRVQERSPFGKPLANQGVVREWIADSRIEIEQARLLTLKAAYMMDVAGNKEAKAEIAMIKVTAPNMALRVIDRAIQAFGAAGVGSDFTLAAQWANSRTLRLADGPDEVHRNQIARLELQKYQKQEEPFAHALKGIGSEQ; this is encoded by the coding sequence TTGGATTTTTCATATTCAGAGAAAACGAAGAAATTGCAAGAACAATTAGTTTCATTTATGGAAGAGCATGTTTATCCGAATGAGAAGGTGTTCGAGGACCAACTGAACGCACAAACGAGCCGCTGGAGTGAAGTGCCGCAAGTCATGGAAGAATTAAAACAAAAAGCGAAGGATGCCGGTTTGTGGAATTTGTTTTTGCCGGAAAGCGAATACGGAGCCGGATTAACAAATCAGGAATACGCGCCGCTTTGTGAAATTATGGGACGGTCGCTCATCGGGCCGGAAGTGTTTAATTGCAATGCTCCGGATACCGGCAATATGGAAGTGCTCGTCCGCTACGGAACGGAAGAACAGAAAGAGCAATGGTTGAAACCGTTGTTAAGCGGGGAGATCCGTTCATGTTTTTCCATGACGGAACCAGACGTTGCATCCAGCGACGCTACCAATATTTCCACATCCATCATCCGGGACGGCGATGAGTATATCGTAAATGGCGTCAAATGGTGGTCATCCGGAGCAGGGGATCCGCGCTGCAAAATTGCCATCGTCATGGGCAAAAACGATCCGAATGCGCCGAAATACGAACAGCAGTCAATGATTTTGGTTCCGCTTGATACGCCAGGAGTGACGGTCGACCGGATGCTGTCGGTATTCGGTTACGACCATGCGCCGCATGGCCACGCAGAAATCACCTTTGATAATGTCCGTGTGCCGGCCTCGAATATGATCTGGGGTGAAGGCAAAGGTTTTGCTATCGCCCAAGGGCGGCTCGGTCCAGGACGGATTCACCACTGTATGCGCTTGGTCGGAGCAGCAGAACGCGCGCTTGAAGATATGTGCCGTCGCGTTCAGGAACGCAGCCCGTTTGGAAAACCGCTGGCAAACCAAGGTGTAGTCCGTGAATGGATTGCGGATTCGCGCATTGAAATCGAACAGGCGCGGCTTTTGACATTAAAAGCTGCGTACATGATGGATGTGGCCGGCAATAAAGAAGCGAAAGCCGAAATTGCGATGATCAAAGTAACAGCACCAAACATGGCGCTCCGGGTAATAGACCGTGCCATTCAAGCTTTTGGTGCCGCCGGTGTCGGCAGTGATTTCACGCTTGCCGCCCAGTGGGCCAACTCTCGGACGCTGCGCCTAGCTGACGGTCCAGACGAAGTGCATCGGAACCAAATTGCCCGGCTGGAATTGCAAAAATACCAGAAACAAGAAGAACCGTTTGCCCATGCTTTGAAAGGCATCGGTAGTGAGCAGTAA